One window of the Candidatus Aminicenantes bacterium genome contains the following:
- a CDS encoding RNA polymerase sigma factor, giving the protein MTDDLVMQAVRDGRVEQLAVLFERHHIALFNFFLRLTGNRAASEDLVQDVFIRILKYRTTYHGEDRFAVWMYKIARNAHIDHLRKKKDALPLDDQLVEPTHPGQGPAERAERGAEAALVARALDELSPKKKEILMLSRDQNLKYREIAELLDCPVGTVKGLVHRAVAELGAIYARLTPEACRHVM; this is encoded by the coding sequence ATGACCGACGACCTGGTGATGCAGGCGGTCCGGGACGGCCGGGTCGAGCAATTGGCCGTCCTCTTCGAGCGCCACCACATCGCCCTCTTTAACTTTTTCCTCCGCCTGACCGGGAACCGGGCCGCCAGCGAAGACCTCGTCCAGGACGTCTTCATCCGCATCCTCAAGTACCGCACGACCTACCACGGCGAGGACCGCTTCGCCGTCTGGATGTACAAGATCGCCCGCAACGCCCACATCGACCACTTGCGCAAGAAGAAAGACGCGCTCCCCTTGGACGATCAGCTCGTCGAGCCCACGCATCCCGGCCAAGGCCCGGCCGAACGGGCCGAACGGGGCGCCGAGGCGGCCCTCGTGGCCCGAGCCCTGGACGAGCTGTCGCCGAAGAAAAAGGAAATCCTGATGCTCAGCCGAGACCAGAATCTGAAATACCGCGAGATCGCGGAGCTGCTCGACTGCCCGGTCGGGACGGTCAAGGGACTCGTCCACCGGGCCGTCGCCGAGCTCGGCGCCATCTACGCCCGGTTGACGCCGGAGGCGTGCCGCCATGTAATGTAA